The following proteins are encoded in a genomic region of Gammaproteobacteria bacterium:
- a CDS encoding class I SAM-dependent methyltransferase codes for MSNRTLQLDDRLYRYLLSVSLREPPVAARLRRAMATHPQGNMQIAPEQGQFMALLVQALQARRALEIGVFTGYSALCVALALPKDGLLVACEIDAGHARTAQRYWRQAKVERKIDLRLAPALDTLEQLQRAGQKESFDFVFIDAHKPEYPAYYEHALRLLRPGGLIAIDNTLWSGRPADSTRRDRDTRAIRKFNRALLQDRRVAISLVPVADGLTLALKPRIRPQPKPRARRG; via the coding sequence TTGTCGAATCGCACGCTGCAACTGGACGACCGGCTTTACCGCTACCTGCTGTCCGTTTCCCTGCGCGAGCCTCCGGTCGCGGCCCGTCTGCGCAGGGCCATGGCGACCCATCCCCAGGGCAATATGCAAATCGCGCCGGAGCAGGGGCAGTTTATGGCCCTGCTGGTACAGGCATTGCAAGCGCGCAGGGCCCTGGAGATCGGGGTATTCACAGGCTACAGCGCTTTGTGCGTAGCCCTGGCCCTTCCGAAAGACGGACTCCTGGTGGCCTGCGAAATTGATGCCGGGCATGCCCGGACGGCGCAACGCTACTGGCGGCAGGCAAAGGTGGAACGCAAGATCGACCTGCGGCTGGCCCCGGCCCTGGATACCCTGGAGCAACTGCAACGGGCAGGACAGAAGGAGAGTTTCGACTTCGTTTTTATAGACGCCCACAAACCGGAATATCCGGCGTACTATGAACATGCATTGCGGCTGCTTCGGCCCGGCGGGCTAATCGCGATAGATAACACGCTCTGGTCCGGCAGGCCCGCGGACTCCACCCGGCGCGACCGGGATACCCGCGCAATTCGCAAGTTCAACCGGGCGCTACTGCAGGATCGCAGGGTTGCGATCAGCCTGGTGCCGGTCGCCGACGGCCTGACGCTGGCCCTGAAACCCCGGATACGGCCGCAACCGAAGCCACGGGCCCGGCGCGGCTGA
- the tsaB gene encoding tRNA (adenosine(37)-N6)-threonylcarbamoyltransferase complex dimerization subunit type 1 TsaB gives MHILALETSTEIRSAALYCDGATRSLQESGRGRHGERLLPMIEHLLAEAGIALRQLDAIGFGRGPGSFTGVRIAAGTVQGLAYGCDLGVVPVSTLAALAQGAGGIRNDVLSAIDARMGELYWGAYRADAQGLMQAVDEDRLLASPAEAPVPDGSGWYGVGCGWKEHAETLRQRLQGRLQGWDGDCAPLAENLVPLILESCRRGKLQTPEQAIPVYLRARVAAPRRA, from the coding sequence GTGCATATACTAGCTCTGGAAACCAGCACCGAGATCCGTTCCGCGGCACTGTACTGCGACGGCGCCACACGCTCGCTCCAGGAGAGCGGCCGCGGCCGCCACGGCGAGCGGTTGCTGCCTATGATCGAGCATCTGCTGGCAGAGGCCGGGATCGCTCTGCGACAACTGGATGCCATCGGTTTCGGCAGAGGCCCCGGCTCCTTCACCGGGGTGCGTATCGCTGCCGGCACTGTCCAGGGGCTCGCCTACGGTTGCGACCTGGGAGTCGTGCCGGTATCTACGCTGGCGGCCCTGGCCCAGGGTGCCGGCGGCATCCGCAACGACGTGCTGAGTGCCATAGACGCCCGCATGGGAGAACTTTACTGGGGCGCCTACCGTGCCGACGCGCAGGGATTGATGCAAGCGGTGGACGAAGACCGGTTGCTGGCCTCGCCCGCCGAGGCGCCGGTCCCCGACGGCTCCGGCTGGTACGGAGTCGGTTGCGGCTGGAAAGAGCATGCGGAAACCCTGCGCCAACGACTACAAGGACGGTTGCAAGGCTGGGACGGAGACTGCGCGCCCCTGGCGGAAAACCTGGTGCCGCTGATACTTGAGAGTTGCCGCCGGGGGAAGCTGCAAACGCCGGAACAGGCAATCCCCGTTTACCTGCGGGCGCGGGTCGCCGCACCGCGCCGCGCCTGA